One genomic window of Amphiura filiformis chromosome 3, Afil_fr2py, whole genome shotgun sequence includes the following:
- the LOC140148959 gene encoding uncharacterized protein, with translation MYGRVGVVVDMDADVQFFLPNASRNHSNTCTGEHDIIHRILTKSTQSNGELRMDQVICQKEEKLVLCKPWQQLFKDSPPVLPFRRPSGEISTVSVSSGSNIADDATTNSDDSHYRSVTYDSVTDSDSGHDTLDEEPTISTGKIYEGHKNLMDGQVRNINHMNESTLSKNEPGHDRRNTLQKRRNKIITSPYVNIAIVPPERKPTHAPVPSLTLDRTHNRALYDDHPCSSNTTQEQYAPFSTSLPNRSHFLEDEDIMYQNCVPNTTTSIVYQNSVQDGIRPPSHYKPKPHPRKSSFKRTVENGQDPRPQVWQRRETERKEIQTPTRLPSCPITPPAYKEMDLNDNVFVESSFQNTKEQQPVQLYLFQIFVPILHRRLSKMRRSTIYLDTGRISRDLQLMKWLMF, from the exons ATGTATGGACGTGTTGGTGTTGTCGTGGACATGGACGCAGATGTGCAATTTTTTCTTCCCAATGCCAGCCGTAACCATAGTAATACATGTACAGGTGAACATGACATTATTCATAGGATTCTTACAAAAAGTACTCAGAGTAATGGAGAACTTCGTATGGATCAAGTGATATGTCAGAAGGAGGAAAAGCTTGTGTTATGTAAACCATGGCAACAACTGTTCAAAGACTCACCACCTGTACTACCATTCAGAAGACCATCCGGAGAGATTAGTACTGTATCTGTTTCATCAGGATCAAATATTGCAG ATGATGCAACAACAAATTCTGATGACAGTCATTACAGGAGTGTGACATATGACAGCGTGACAGATAGTGACAGTGGCCATGACACGCTTGATGAAGAACCAACAATTTCAACTGGGAAGATTTATGAAGGACACAAGAATCTCATGGATGGTCAAGTTAGGAAT ATCAATCACATGAACGAATCCACCTTATCCAAGAATGAACCAGGACATGACAGAAGAAACACACTACAAAAGAGAAGGAACAAAATCATCACATCCCCCTATGTGAACATTGCTATAGTGCCTCCAGAGAGGAAGCCAACCCATGCACCTGTACCGTCACTTACACTGGATAGAACTCATAACAGAGCACTTTATGATGACCATCCATGCTCTAGTAATACCACACAAGAGCAATATGCACCCTTTAGTACTTCTCTACCAAATAGATCACATTTCCTAGAGGATGAAGATATAATGTACCAAAACTGTGTCCCAAATACAACAACTAGTATAGTTTACCAAAACTCAGTCCAAGATGGCATCCGTCCCCCTTCACACTACAAACCAAAACCACATCCTAGAAAGTCTTCTTTCAAAAGAACTGTTGAAAATGGCCAGGATCCACGCCCCCAAGTATGGCAGAGACGAGAGACTGAGAGGAAAGAGATACAGACACCCACCAGGTTGCCTTCATGCCCGATAACACCACCAGCCTATAAAGAAATGGATCTAAATGACAATGTTTTTGTGGAGTCATCATTCCAGAATACTAAGGAGCAACAACCAGTACAACTCTACCTCTTCCAGATATTTGTTCCGATACTTCACCG GAGATTATCCAAGATGAGACGCAGCACAATCTACCTAGATACAGGCAGAATCTCAAGAGACTTACAGTTGATGAAGTGGTTGATGTTCTGA
- the LOC140148960 gene encoding uncharacterized protein: MPRYIKVLTSIRRKPTEVQLEAGDILEVLGTTRRLTKVGVVEFLRLQKKHREFVLHPDFEGNFEVLEDKTQYTLTEILDRFPLPQQVCISKPEQHCDTLLNKLPAKEHDDDVKLTLKREYQKEYVIGVDMYGRVGVVVDMDADVQFFLPNASRNHSNTCTGEHDIIHRILTKSTQSNGELRMDQVICQKEEKLVLCKPWQQLFKDSPPVLPFRRPSGEISTVSVSSGSNIADDATTNSDDSHYRSVTYDSVTDSDSGHDTLDEEPTISTGKIYEGHKNLMDGQVRNINHMNESTLSKNEPGHDRRNTLQKRRNKIITSPYVNIAIVPPERKPTHAPVPSLTLDRTHNRALYDDHPCSSNTTQEQYAPFSTSLPNRSHFLEDEDIMYQNCVPNTTTSIVYQNSVQDGIRPPFTLQTKTTS, translated from the exons ATGCCAAGATACATCAAAGTATTGACAAGCATACGTCGTAAACCTACTGAAGTGCAGCTGGAGGCAGGAGATATATTGGAGGTACTGGGAACTACAAGGAGACTCACCAAAGTGGGTGTGGTGGAATTCCTAAG ACTGCAGAAAAAGCATCGTGAGTTTGTTCTCCATCCAGACTTTGAAGGAAACTTTGAAGTTCTTGAAGATAAAACCCAATATACTCTGACAGAGATACTGGACAGGTTTCCACTCCCTCAGCAAGTTTGTATATCAAAGCCAGAACAACATTGTGATACACTGTTGAACAAGTTACCAGCAAAAgaacatgatgatgatgtgaaATTAACACTGAAACGTGAATATCAGAAGGAATATGTGATTGGTGTTGATATGTATGGACGTGTTGGTGTTGTCGTGGACATGGACGCAGATGTGCAATTTTTTCTTCCCAATGCCAGCCGTAACCATAGTAATACATGTACAGGTGAACATGACATTATTCATAGGATTCTTACAAAAAGTACTCAGAGTAATGGAGAACTTCGTATGGATCAAGTGATATGTCAGAAGGAGGAAAAGCTTGTGTTATGTAAACCATGGCAACAACTGTTCAAAGACTCACCACCTGTACTACCATTCAGAAGACCATCCGGAGAGATTAGTACTGTATCTGTTTCATCAGGATCAAATATTGCAG ATGATGCAACAACAAATTCTGATGACAGTCATTACAGGAGTGTGACATATGACAGCGTGACAGATAGTGACAGTGGCCATGACACGCTTGATGAAGAACCAACAATTTCAACTGGGAAGATTTATGAAGGACACAAGAATCTCATGGATGGTCAAGTTAGGAAT ATCAATCACATGAACGAATCCACCTTATCCAAGAATGAACCAGGACATGACAGAAGAAACACACTACAAAAGAGAAGGAACAAAATCATCACATCCCCCTATGTGAACATTGCTATAGTGCCTCCAGAGAGGAAGCCAACCCATGCACCTGTACCATCACTTACACTGGATAGAACTCATAACAGAGCACTTTATGATGACCATCCATGCTCTAGTAATACCACACAAGAGCAATATGCACCCTTTAGTACTTCTCTACCAAATAGATCACATTTCCTAGAGGATGAAGATATAATGTACCAAAACTGTGTCCCAAATACAACAACTAGTATAGTTTACCAAAACTCAGTCCAAGATGGCATCCGTCCCCCCTTCACACTACAAACCAAAACCACATCCTAG